TTCAAAATTTTAAAGAAATATACAAAATACTATGAATCTAAAAATAGGTTGTACAGGCTGAGCATCCTTGATAACTCCAGGGGTATTTTATCCAAAAAATCTAAAAAGTTCTGAATGGCTCAAATATCATTCACAGATTTTTGACATTACAGAAATAAATTCTACACTTTACAAAATTTTTACTCAAGAGACTGTTAGAAAATAGAGTATAGCTACAACAAGGTATTTTAGATTTATAGCTAAATTTCCATAAATAATTACACATGAAAAAATGTTGGATAGTGTAAATGTAGAAGTTTTTTCATTTTTATCATCACTTTCTCCAATTAATGAAAAGATCTCAGTATTAGTATTACAGTTGTCCCCATCATTATCACTTGAAGAAGCAATCAAGATTAACAGATCTCCTTGAATTGTTACCAGAAAATTTTGTATATTCAATTAAGAGAAGACATGAATCTTAATTTACAGATGAAGATATTATGTTTCTTAAACAAAACAAGCATTATTTTGTATAGAATGAGATTGTAGGTGTTAACAACCTAATGCATATTACAACAAATTATCTTTATGTAAGGTTGATTTGAGATGGTTCAATTCTAGAATTAGGTTTTGATAAGATATCAAAAAACAAGGAAGAGTTAATTGAAAAAGTTACAAGTAAACTAGAATAAATTAAAGATATCTCACTAGCAATGTTAATGACTAACAATCACTTTGAAGGGCTTGGTCCTGCTATGGCAAATTATTTGAGAATGTATCTTTGAATAAAAGAATTGATATGGGAAAACAAAAGACACTAGATAATTTTTAGAGATAGAAATTGTTAAACTATATCAATATCAAATACTCTAAATCATATAAATCAAAAAGATAAGATTTTAAATATTATTTTTTAATGTTTAAGGCAATTGTGGGGTTATGCTAGTACCAAATCCTATGGCCTCACCAAAATAATATCCAGATAGAATAGTTCCAGCAGACCAAATACAAGAACCTGCAAATGTATAAGATACAAATTTTGGAATTCTCATTTTTAATAATCCAGCTGGAACTGAAATCATCTCTCTCATTACGGGAACCATTCTTCCTAAAAATACTGCCTTGTCTCCATACTTTTCAAACCAGATCTCAACACGTCGTAATTTTTTTTCAGATACTTTGACATGTTGCAAATAACGAAGCAGAACTACTCGTCCAAATTTTAATGCAATAAGATAGATTATAGAAGTTCCAAGAGTAGCACCAATTGCTCCAAGAATAATCATTGGAATTAGTCCAATCAAAGAAATCCCTTGTTGGTATGCTAGAAATCCAGCTGTTGGAAATACTATCAAAGTTGGGATCGGTGGAACTATAGTCTCAAGTAAAGCTGCTAAAAATATCCCTTCGTAGAGATGCTCACCTAGAAATTGTGAAATCCACATTAGAAGAGAATCAAATAGTTCCATTTGCTTCTGACAATGAGATCTTCCTAAATTACCTTACGAGTAAATTGGATAAAATAACAAGTTTAATTCTAAAGTTATGGTTTAAGAAAAACCTTCAGTGTGTCTGGCTTTTTTGCATATTCTATTGCTTCAGAAAATTTCTCCAAAGGAAAAGTAGAATCAATCATAGAATCAACTGAGACAATTCCAGTAACAAGTGCATCAATTGCAGGTTTGAATAAACCACAACGAGAACCAATTAAAGTGATTTCATTAACTACAATGGGGGTCAAATCTAGATTCTCTCTTGCTGCAATGGTTGATTTTAAGACTACAATTCCACGAGGCTTTATCAATTGCATAGTGTCTAAAAAACCAGAATTGTTTCCAGTTGCTTCTACGACTAAATCAAAAGATTGTTTGTCAGAAGGTTCTATTCCAAGTTTTATTTTTATTCCATTATTTACCAAATTTTGTAGTTTATTCTTGTGTCTACCAAAACATGTAATATTAAAACATGATAATTTTAAAACCTGAATAATCAACTGAGCGAGTTTTCCATCACCAACTATTGCAATTCTCCAATCACGTTCTAAAGATATTTGTTCTTTAATCTCAAAAGCAGCAGCAAGAGGTTCGATAAATACAGCCTGTTCATCAGTAATTGAATCAGGAATTACATGAAGGTTTTTCTCAGGTAGTGAAAGAAATTCAGCAAATGCTCCATCTCGTTTTAAAATACCAAGTACAGTTCTATTCGGACAATGTCGCTGCATTCCTTTTTCACAAAAACTACATTTGTCACATCCAGTATTAATCTCACCTACAACCCTTTTTCCAATTAATGCAGAATTGTGAGATTTTTCAACAATTCCTACAAACTCATGACCTAAGACTCCATCATATTTCATATAACCTTGTAGAATTTCCAAATCGGTTCCACAAATTCCCGCCAACCTTACTCTAACTAATGCTTCATCAGACTTTTTTTCAAGATAATTTTTATCAAAAATTATTTTTGTTCCATCAAAATAGGCAGCTTTCATAATAAACATTTAGTAATATCTATAATTTTAAAATAATGGAGTTCACAAGTCATTTTTATAAAATTATGTAAAATGAAAATTATATGTTAAGGATTTCACATTTTGACATTACATGAGATCATGATTGAAATGAACTAAAAAATAGTGTAATATCATCTAAATTAATAATCAGAAAAACTGTAAAAAATACAATTGAGTTACAAATTTGTAGATCACACAACGGATGCAATAATTGAGGTTACTGCAAAAAACCTCAAAGAAGCATTTTTAGTAGCAGCTAATGCAGAAATCAATCTAACACTTGATCAAGATAAAGTGGAAGAAAAAGATCAGAAAGAATTTTCTGCTCAGGGAAAGGATTTGTATTATCTTCTCTTTAGTTGGCTTGAGGAAATTCCATTTCTTTTGATTACTGAAGGTTTTGCGATAAAAAGAATAGAACTTAATATTGAAAAAAATGGAATGTATAAGATTTATGCAAAAGCATATGGTGAGACACTAGACTTAAAAAAACATAATTTCAAAGTAGAGATTAAAGCTCCAACATTTCATGATATGGAAATTAGAGAAAATGATCAAGTATATATGAGATTTTTGCTTGATTTGTGAGTTTGGTGAATAATTCTTTGCAAGATACAAGAAGAAATTATACGTGTTTTTTAAAAGCAAAGTATGAAAAACATGTGTGTGTATAAAAAATTAACAGGATTTATAATTTTTTCATTATTTCTATTAATGATTGTGCCAGTATATGGAGATGTGACATCTATGAAATTAGAAAAAAATTTTTACATTAATGAGGAAAACTTTACACTTATTGGAACTCAAGACGGGGAAAATGTTGTTTATATCATAATTCGTGATGCAGGAGGTAATTACAAAGGAATGCTATCTGATCCTTCACGAGATTTAGATTTTTCAGCAATTCCAAGACCGGTTTCAAATTTCTTTGACAATAAAGGAATCTATAATGCAACAGCATTTATCGATGAACAAAAAGAGGACGAGGGTTTCACAATAAAGATTGAATACGACGGAAAAAAGATATTTGAAGTACCTGATTATGTATTAGGACTCAATACAATTTCAGACAAGACAGTAGAAGTTGGAAAAACAATTACATTTACAGCTAGTCTTATTGATAGTTCAATTAAAGATGCAGTTTTTAGTTTGCGTAATGCACCATCAGGCGCTACCATTGATTCTAGTACTGGGAAATTTGTTTGGACTCCAACAAAATCACATGGAAATATTCAGGATGTACACTATAGTTTTGATATAATAGTTAACAAGGGAAGTCAAGAGGATAAAGAAAACATTACAATTACTGTAAAGAAAGCATATGAAGAACCAGTTAAAGAACCTAAACAAGTTAAAGAACCTGAACCTACACCTATAGTAGAACCAAAAGAGGTAGAAATTGCAGCATTTGTAGATAAAACAAAAGATCCACAAAGTTATGTTGACAGATACAACAACGAGCCATCATACAAGAAATGGTTTGATGATAACTTTCCTGAATATGATTCAATTTACCAGGCAGTTGGATTAGAGGAATCAAAAGAGGTAGAAATTGCAGCATTTGTAGATAAAACAAAAGATCCACAAAGTTATGTTGACAGATACAACAACGAGCCATCATACAAGAAATGGTTTGATGATAACTTTCCTGAATATGATTCAATTTACCAGGCAGTTGGATTAGAGGAATCAAAAGAGGTAGAAATTGCAGCATTTGTAGATAAAACAAAAGATCCACAGTACTACATTGACAGATACAACAACGAGCCATCATACAAAGATTGGTTTGATAAAACATATCCTGACATTACAATTTATGAAGCAGTTGGAGTAGATGAGCCTGTAATTAAAGAATCTGTAATTGGAGAATGTGGTGAAGGAACGGATCTTGTAGATGGAGTATGTGTAATCATAGATAATAAAGCTGAGGGCGGAGGTTGTCTGATTGCAACTGCAACATATGGCTCAGAGATGGCACCACAAGTACAATTACTCAGAGAAATTCGTGATAATCAATTAATGGAAACAGAGTATGGCGTTTCATTTATGACTGGTTTTAACCAATTCTACTATTCATTCTCACCACACATTGCAGATATGGAAAGGAAGAATCCATTATTCAAAGAGATAGTAAAGATTGGAATTACGCCATTATTATTATCATTATCCATAATGTCTCATGCAGAATCAGATTCTGAAGTATTAGGGTATGGAATTGGAGTGATTTTAATGAATATTGGAATGTATGGCGCAGTACCCGCAATAGTCATTATTAAGACTAGAAAATATGTCAAAATCTAGATAAAATCGTACATTTGTAAACCACAATTGATCAAATGAGTAGTGAAATTTATTATTTGATTTATTAAATTCATATTTGAGCAATCAAACATTGAAAAGAAAAATAATTTTTGGCATATTATTTATGATTTGTATTGCATCAATTCAGTTAGCATATGCACAACCTGAATTAGCCTTTAAATTTGGTTCAACAGGAACTGGAAACGATGAATTTGATAATCCTACAGATGTAGTCGTAGATAAAAATGGAAAAAACATCTATGTTGTAGACAATAACAATAACAGGATTGTTGTATTTGACGATGACGGGGATTATAATTTTCAATATGGAGTATTTTGTAACATAACATCAATTCAAAATTGTAATGATAATGCAGATGGAGCAGACAGTATTGGTGATGGGCAGTTTAACAATCCAATCAGTATTGCAAGAGACACATCAGGAAAGTTTTTTGTTGTAGATGAATTTAACAAAAGAGTTCAGATATTCGATGATGATGGTGAATTCCAATCAAAATTTGGATCATCAAACAGTGCAGATAACAATTATCTAGGATCAGCTAAAGGAATTGTAATTGATGACAGTACAAGAAATATTTTTGTTTCAAACATTGAAAGCGATTCAATTTCAGTATTTGATTCTGTAGGAAATTTCAAATTTAAATTTGATTCGTTTAGTGGAAATGATGATTTTAGAAATCCAACAAACATGATAATTGACAATTCAAATAAAATACTCTATGTCTCAGATTCGGGTAATGATCGAATCATAGTTTTTGAGT
The window above is part of the Nitrosopumilus sp. genome. Proteins encoded here:
- a CDS encoding DUF72 domain-containing protein gives rise to the protein MITPGVFYPKNLKSSEWLKYHSQIFDITEINSTLYKIFTQETVRK
- a CDS encoding DedA family protein, which gives rise to MELFDSLLMWISQFLGEHLYEGIFLAALLETIVPPIPTLIVFPTAGFLAYQQGISLIGLIPMIILGAIGATLGTSIIYLIALKFGRVVLLRYLQHVKVSEKKLRRVEIWFEKYGDKAVFLGRMVPVMREMISVPAGLLKMRIPKFVSYTFAGSCIWSAGTILSGYYFGEAIGFGTSITPQLP
- a CDS encoding alcohol dehydrogenase catalytic domain-containing protein codes for the protein MKAAYFDGTKIIFDKNYLEKKSDEALVRVRLAGICGTDLEILQGYMKYDGVLGHEFVGIVEKSHNSALIGKRVVGEINTGCDKCSFCEKGMQRHCPNRTVLGILKRDGAFAEFLSLPEKNLHVIPDSITDEQAVFIEPLAAAFEIKEQISLERDWRIAIVGDGKLAQLIIQVLKLSCFNITCFGRHKNKLQNLVNNGIKIKLGIEPSDKQSFDLVVEATGNNSGFLDTMQLIKPRGIVVLKSTIAARENLDLTPIVVNEITLIGSRCGLFKPAIDALVTGIVSVDSMIDSTFPLEKFSEAIEYAKKPDTLKVFLKP
- a CDS encoding archease produces the protein MSYKFVDHTTDAIIEVTAKNLKEAFLVAANAEINLTLDQDKVEEKDQKEFSAQGKDLYYLLFSWLEEIPFLLITEGFAIKRIELNIEKNGMYKIYAKAYGETLDLKKHNFKVEIKAPTFHDMEIRENDQVYMRFLLDL
- a CDS encoding Ig domain-containing protein, translating into MKLEKNFYINEENFTLIGTQDGENVVYIIIRDAGGNYKGMLSDPSRDLDFSAIPRPVSNFFDNKGIYNATAFIDEQKEDEGFTIKIEYDGKKIFEVPDYVLGLNTISDKTVEVGKTITFTASLIDSSIKDAVFSLRNAPSGATIDSSTGKFVWTPTKSHGNIQDVHYSFDIIVNKGSQEDKENITITVKKAYEEPVKEPKQVKEPEPTPIVEPKEVEIAAFVDKTKDPQSYVDRYNNEPSYKKWFDDNFPEYDSIYQAVGLEESKEVEIAAFVDKTKDPQSYVDRYNNEPSYKKWFDDNFPEYDSIYQAVGLEESKEVEIAAFVDKTKDPQYYIDRYNNEPSYKDWFDKTYPDITIYEAVGVDEPVIKESVIGECGEGTDLVDGVCVIIDNKAEGGGCLIATATYGSEMAPQVQLLREIRDNQLMETEYGVSFMTGFNQFYYSFSPHIADMERKNPLFKEIVKIGITPLLLSLSIMSHAESDSEVLGYGIGVILMNIGMYGAVPAIVIIKTRKYVKI